The DNA sequence cacagcagctgccagagggTATCATCATGACACcatgggacgaccccatggagatggagccttcatctcctctgcctcctctcatcataccgatggagctggacccacccACACTGCAACAGCCGACACCTTCCTCATCTGGTTATTGGCCTGCACAGGTGGACATGAATCCTTGTGATCATTTTCCGGGTGATATTTCCACCAGAGTGAAGGCAGGATGGCGGGGTAGGACCAGAAACTTGATGCCCCCTGTAGCCACAGCTTCGGCTCCAGTGCAGTGTATTTTCGACAACACATGGAACACATACGGCAATGACAAATTAGACTTTACAGGAGGAGAAATATTCATAGTGACAAGCAGAAACATTAGGTCCGGAGTGGTCAAAAATAAATCCAACTGCAAACTAACATGAACAAGATTAACCAGGGGCAGTTATTTCAGAGTAACAATAATGACCAGATTCAGACAGATTGGTCATACAGTCATTCAAAGACAAGCTAAACTCAGTATCATGGAAATGTCATGagcacgcagcagcagcagcaacaggagtAGTCGTAGTAATAGGTGATGAGTTTAATGAGCCCAGTATCAACTGGGAAGACTGCACACACAGTATTCATGGTAAGGATaaataaagaaaggaaggaaggaaggaaggaatactgggtttaatgtcccattgacatcaagatcattagagatggagtgtaactcggattgtgtcaaggatggggaagcaaattgatcatgccctttcaaaagaaccatcctagcGTTTTCCTGGAGCAgtttggggaaatcatggaaaacctaaatctgggtggctggacacaggtttgaactgtcatcctcccaaatgccagtccagtgtgctagccgctgCACTACCTCACTCAGCGGTAAGAACAAAAAGAAATGCTAAAATACTGAATACATTGTCTCTGATAAGTGTCTTCACCAACTTGTGCAGCAACCAACACAcgtaagaaatatttcagctgtccTGGCTACTAACAGGCCCAATATTTTTGAGCGTCACTTGTGAAAGAAGGATTAGCCACCATGGTGCTATTACTGATATCATGGTcaccaaaggcaaaatgccatcGGGAAATTGTTTCTGTTTGGTCAAACAGAAAATTACTAACAAATTACTTACAGGACTAATTGAGAACATTTGAGTAGCCCAGATGCGAAAGCTGCTAACTGAGTGATAAACGAAACTGAGTTAATCATGAAAAACTCATCCCATCCATACTATTAAAGTTAAAGATCTCATTACTtttgaaaaataagtaaaataatagttaattacttgaaattaatggctgaaatctgcagttattttttataagttaatatctcAAGAGAAATATTGACTTAGTGGTTTTCGCACTCGATTTATGCAGTTAGCTGGTTTTGCAAATGTACTGATCCAAATATGAAACAAACATTTAGTTGCAAAATCTGCTATTCAATGGTGTGTTAGGAATGACAGAAGGATGGTATTTAATTATTGCAAATTTAAACACAATACATTTTATTTCAAAGAGAAGTTGGGAAGCTCTACAAAATTgtcatataaaaatataaaagttaaattattttacattGAAAAACTAACTTACTTAATGACAAAAATAGAACAAAATGAATGTTCAACATTAGGTTTTTTCAAAAAAATACACCATCATGCTTTCAATTCACAAGGTAgaaaataaaatgagctttaaataGCATCTTAGTAAAacactacaaaaaatttaaaaaatgaaaaaaatggacaaagttgcaacaaaaaattctagaaaatgGAATTGACTGAATCAACCTCAACACTGTCCAACTCACAACTGCTTCTGGTTTATTCCTCATCCTAAGGGTTGGCAGTGGCAGGAGCAACTCTAGGAGTGCCTTCCTGCTCATCAAACACCTCAGTGTAGAATTTGAGTTTGTCACTGGTCGCCCAGTTTTCACCTAAGTGGAGCTCTAAAAGATTTTTAACGTCTCTGAGTTTGGCTTCTGAACATTCTACACCTGCTGTGATTGGTGTTGGGTCATTTCCTTTGCTGATATTTCTTCCCCTCTTCAGGATGCTCTTCCCCTCTCCAGCTTCAAAATTGTAGAAGGGCTTTTCACAAACTAGACAAATCTTCTTGTTTTTGCTTTCTGTGAACATGATTTTTTTGGCTTTCTTAGTCTGAAAATGTCAGTTACCAGTAACATTCACTGAgctttctgtgtattctttccagAACATGCATTTTGTCCTAGACATACTATCGTTGCGAATTTCTCAATGTGATGTGTGTATACAGACAGGATGTTATCAAAAACCCTATCAGGTGGGATGAATGAGTGGTCAACTATCGTGAACCACAGGTCTGTTTCTTCTAGATTGTTGCAAGCTTTGAGAAGAAACAAGTGATGTACCATGCTAATCATCATCCGGGATTTTATTCTGATCCCACATCCATTGGAAAACAATCAAAGTTTTTTCCCTCCTTCAAAGTTTAAGTGAGTTAATCTGTGGTGAGCCATTGATACTCTTTTATTTTATCCTTTGGCATATTCATGTCCCAACCAGATGTATGAAAACACCATACTAGTATTCTGGGGCGCCTCTGAGGAGCCCTGGCAGACTCTAAAATTGTAAAGGTACATTTGACAGGAATAATAGGCCACTTGGTCTGGCATCTTTTGTAATACTACATTCTTTTGACAGTTGTAGTTGAGAGTTGTTTCACCCTCATTATTTTCCTTCAGCTTTGTGTATAACACGCCACCTCTCATTTTGTAGACTTTGTGCTAGATTTGTAGGTTCTCCACTTCAGCTCTTTCTTTTTCCGCTTCAATATGATTTTCCAGCAATGAGCATGTCGAGCAAGTATCAACATATGGAGCACCAAAGCCAGAATTGAAATCTCATCAAAAAATATTTGACAATGTTTTCAGGGTTCTCTTCATGTTACATGGGCCACATATTCATTATACTGAGTTCACTACTGAAATAGTTTCTTTGGGTGTTGATTCGTTGTGAGTAAAGACGTTCTAAGGAGATGAACTTCTTAGTGTTATTTTTCACTTTATCTTTTCCCATTTCATACAACTTCGTTCTTCTGTCACCTCCTCTCTTCTCAGGGGGAACCGTATCATGCTCTAAAGTTTTATGGCACAGCCTGGTAACACTATCTTTCCTAATTTGTAAAATTGACAAAAAAAGCTGCTTTGCAAACAACAACATTTTTGATCTCCTCACCCATCTTTTTTGGTAAAGAAAAATGGGTAGCAacagtttgtttccttttttcatcCTCACCGGATCTTCTTTTAGGTGACGAgaaaaggggggaggaagaggggaaaCTACATCACGAGTCTTGAAAATTAGGTAGAGCTCTGTACATGAAGATAAAACAAAAGGGACAGTAAGCACAACAACCTAAGTTAAAAAAtcatgtggtatatatatatataaaaaaaaaaaacgtgataaAACATCAAtagtagaaaatttcattttttactaCCAACACCCTGTCCCCCATTGGTTGCTTAAATTCCTCCCCAATGAATAATGCCCGCAAAACTGAAACTGGGAGCAATCTGGCAACAGCGTAACTTCTTGCTGCTCCCTGCGATATCTACTGCATTAAAcataaattttctttagttttgctatgCATTACACTCCTACTCAGTTTTGCAGAGATTGTCCATTAAATTCTTCATACTATGCCACTGTGTAGAGCAGAGcataggttgtaccacaaatttgttGAGGTAATGTCATAACAATCACAGCCAACACAGTTTTCATTGCATAACATTGCTTTGATAATACCTTTCATGTTCTTACCTTTGTGTTTAGGAAACATTTCTCTTCCACTGATCAGGATACCACTTCCTTTTTGGGGAGGGACTGTCACCCTTGGTCTCATTCTGGTCATTTACAACTACTACAACGGGTTCGACTTCTTGCAGAATTTCAATAACTCTCACTTCATTTGTACCATCTTCTGCATCTAAACCATCCACAAAATCATGCATTTTCTTCAAAACACTCATGCAAATACGTCAGCAAACACCCTTCTGATCAGCTGAACTGTGCTTACCGGCATATATTTCAACAATGCATTAGCAGCGAGAGCTTCATTGTTGCATACATGTTTGCTACAGTGTAATCAACCTAaccctgaataagaaaaatatctcTTCTGATCATAAAAAAAACTGAAAGGTAGCTCTGAATGTCTATATTGGTAAGTCTGGTGTCAGATGGCATGCTTTGCATCTGGACATGGCACAGCGACTGCCATGCCTTGCAAATGTTGGACATTCAGTGGGCTTTGCACCTGAAGACAATGTGTAGTTAGCAGCTTCTGCACCTGAAAAAGATTTTCTACAGCCATTTTCAGCAGTTTATAGTGGGTTTTGCACCCTGAAGCCTATTCCATCATGTAGGGACTGAAAAAATCTATATGGCAGTGTGCCCAGctcaaaatcaacaaaaaatccaTTTAACAGCTTTTGCACCTGGGGTAGTTTAGAGCTGACAAATGTAGAATAACTGTCTAGTAGGATTTCCTTGCTGAACAATAGAATGTGCAACTACAGTGCAGTTATGTTTGAAATAATCCCttgtaacatatttaaaaaatgggCTCTTACAGTTGCATGGCCGTAGGCTGTGGTACTTCGTAACATTCAGTCCTGTGATTGACCTTACTTTGAGATCACTTAGGCATGCCAGCCAGTAACTTTGaagtatttttaaaattacataatgtgtgtcatTCTCCAAACTCCATttacaaatggaacaggaaaggaggggtACAATAGTGGTATCAAAAATACCTTCCACTACATTCTAAAGGTGACTTGTGTAGTATAGATGTACATACAGAATTTGGTAATCAACGTGAGACAGTGGTAGACAACCAGCTGAAGAGCTTCCACTCCTCcacctgcccccccctccccccacacacactgtTTGAAGCCAAATATTGAAGAATGCATTTGTGCCAATTTGTTGGTCCACCTCAGTGATTTGAACTCTTGAACTCCCTGCCTGTCAGCTCTTAGCGCACTGTGTTGGGGGTGCCACTTAATGCTGGCACTGGTGAGCTGCATAATGCAGACCAAAGTGAGGGAGAGTGCTTGGCCTGCTTGCAGAGAGGGTAGTTCTGGCTGGTAGAGAGGCACAGGGCCTGTGTTGATATGTAGTGGTCGTATGTGTGTTGTGAGCTTTGATTTCAGATTCAAACAGAGACCTACTGCTGTGGCTTGGCCTATTCTCTGATGTTGGGTAGTTTTGATAGCTTGTTGCTGAATTGTGTCTACTCTGTAGTGAGTATcccattactacaaactgtgatcagCCTAGGTAGTTTTGATAGCTCATTGCAGAACTTGTGCCTGCTCTATTGTGGGTGATCCATTATTATAAGTGTGTTTGTCAAAGTCGTGTGGTTGCTGGTAGCTTGATATTACGGGTTGTCTTCAGGCAACATGGTTTTGGTTTGTGACACCAAACAGTGTGGAGATTACTGGAAGCACTGACCACTGGTATTTGGGTGATGTTTTTTGCTGCATGGTGCACATAAGATGTGAGATCATCGTATGTTGAAGTCGTTGGGCACACTTTTGATCACACCATTGGTTATTGGTAGATGTGCTTAGTTTGTTGGTTCAAGGCGTTTGAAGTTGATCATTGAAACTTTACATAGTTTTGTGTGTTGGTAGTGTGTGCTCCCGAGCAATGACGACAAGGTTGAGAAACTGAATTCTGCTTCTGCATGAGTGTTTCCTCATAAATCCATTATTACTTGTTAGGAGACATTTGTTCGCTGTGTGTGTAAAATGCTGGTGCAATCCATGAGTTATGATTTTTGGTTTAGTACCTCATTCTGTCTGTTGTATTTTTGAGTTTGCTCATATTGAATTACTGTCAGAAAGGGGTTGCCTTGCCATCCTTGTAACTGAAGGACACTATTCGGCCAGACAAAAGACAGTCAAATGATGGCAAGTGAAGTCGGTTACCGAAAGGACAGAGTACGTAAGTCTGCTCCTGTTATTATTTTAAATGGTTGGTTCATTGATGTTGCAAAAGATTGGCAGTTGATTCTGAGTGTGTCATGTAAGTATAAGTTGTCTGTGGGTGAAACTTGCTTAGTTGTATTGGCTGATAACTTGAGCTGTTATGGTACAGAATCAGAGTGGGTTTCCAGAGACACTGTCAGTGGTATTAATTGCTTGATCTTGTATTACTTGAATGGTTTTGAAAGCACATACTGTCCAGATGCCTAGAGGTCCTGTTGTTGCAATCTGTGCTGTGGTGACTTTGTGTTTCCGTATGAATGACTGAGGAAAGCAAGGCTTAGTTACCTCCGTTCACTTTAGGGCACAGAAGGGTTTTTCGGTACTCAACCATAACTGCACAAGTGGAACATTGCAGTTGAGTGCTGTTATTTGTATGTTCTGCTAGTGCATGATAATGGTGTTCACTGCCTTGTCCAGCGTGTCTCTTGGTGATTAGCAGTCAGTGATTAATTACGCTTGCTTCCCTGCATATAAGCAAGCTATCACTAATAGTGCAGTTTAACTTGTGTTAACTGAGCTAGTACCTGACTAGTGATAGGGGGCTAAAATCTGCCAAGTGTTAAGATCTAAACTAAGTTATTGCCAGTGCCAGTAGAAAAAAGGTTTGATCCTACTAGTTGAAAATTATAAGAACTGAGTGAACTTAATGCCTTGCTTTAAGTGGTATTATAGTTACTGAGACTATGTAGTTGTAAGAGAGCTCTAGGTCGGCagtagtgttttttttatttttatctgtcttaaaaaccgtgtgtgtgtgtgtgtgtgtgtgtgtgtgtgtgtgtgtgtgagagagagagagagagagagagagccctatAATATTAAGTATCTTGGAGTTCCAGAGTTTGCTTGACACATTGTTTACTCATTCCATTTTTAAGTGTGGTTATGTTACAGTTGCATGGCTGTATTGCTTTAAAGAGGTAGATATGATGGCTAGATGCCAAATTGATTAGTTATTCTGGTTTCTGTTACAGATCAAGGGTCTGCCACCAGTTTCTTCACCCATGGGGATCCTCATAAAACGCACTGTTGCAGTCATCGACAGTGTTTGCTACAGCAGTGAGGAGCAATGGTGTCTGTTGTTTGGTCTCCTTAATCAGCACACCACTGTGACTACACACAAGGCTCGGAGTTCTGTGGAATTGGAATTTCAAGAGCATAAATATAATGGAGCAAGATAAATAAAAGAAATCTGAATCAACATGACTTATCCTTGATTAAAAACCCAGCACTCAACATCCCAATTTCTTTGGTATTAAGTGGTGGCACATATTTCAATTGCTGCTCTCAGGAATTGGACTGCAATTGCTTCCCTGGTCCACAACACGATACAGTGGATGGTATCATATCTGCCAGAGCTGACACCCTCTCCCTACTAAGGATGGGCAGTTCTGAGCTTCAGTATTAAGAACTTTGCACTGTCTGCTCAGAGTTTAGCAGTTACGAGAATGGGTGTAGAGCAGTAAGCCTccaacagc is a window from the Schistocerca americana isolate TAMUIC-IGC-003095 chromosome X, iqSchAmer2.1, whole genome shotgun sequence genome containing:
- the LOC124555658 gene encoding uncharacterized protein LOC124555658, translating into MLYTAQNRMERSFSTMNRVMTKLRNRMGQEMLQACVKISTEGDEEPTESFIDDFVKRYAVKKPQHISLMQIFTDPKDGVATAAARGYHHDTMGRPHGDGAFISSASSHHTDGAGPTHTATADTFLIWLLACTDQGSATSFFTHGDPHKTHCCSHRQCLLQQ